A stretch of the Hydra vulgaris chromosome 09, alternate assembly HydraT2T_AEP genome encodes the following:
- the LOC136084723 gene encoding uncharacterized protein LOC136084723 — MLEMKELGKEKVERVAVLISSPDLSESQLLGILIVKDGTAESLGKAIKKTLQDWELFDYVDCLSFDTTVTNTGWLKGVCTLIEQWREKALIWMACRHHVYGLHIKHFSNVLTGGKTSGPKTELFDRLKGSWKSILEKKINYDNLKRFDSEKKIISFLEKQASESLTFLQNCLDNDIFPRNDYQYFIQLAVLWLGGKVKKFQFRFPWLRIMPGLWHREFII; from the exons ATGTTAGAAATGAAAGAACTTGgtaaagaaaaagttgaaagagTAGCTGTACTAATCAGTTCACCAGATCTCTCAGAATCCCAACTTTTGGGTATTTTAATTGTGAAAGATGGCACTGCTGAGTCTCTTGggaaagcaatcaaaaaaactttacaagacTGGGAGCTATTTGACTATGTTGATTGTCTTTCTTTTGACACCACAGTTACAAATACTGGTTGGCTAAAAGGAGTCTGTACTCTTATTGAGCAGTGGAGAGAAAAAGCTTTAATTTGGATGGCTTGTCGTCATCACGTTTATGGATTACATATTAag cacTTTTCAAATGTTCTTACTGGTGGTAAAACAAGTGGACCTAAGACTGAGTTATTTGATAGGCTGAAGGGTAGTTGGAAATCGATTCTTGAAAAGAAGATAAATTATGATAACCTAAAGAGATTtgactcagaaaaaaaaattatatcttttttggaaaagCAG gcTTCTGAATCATTAACATTCCTTCAAAATTGCCTAGATAATGATATATTTCCAAGAAATGACTACCAGTATTTTATACAATTAGCAGTTCTTTGGTTAGGtggcaaagtaaaaaaatttcaatttagatTTCCATGGCTTCGCATCATGCCAGGTTTATGGCACAGGgagtttattatttaa
- the LOC136084724 gene encoding uncharacterized protein LOC136084724: MQTSNSFGKISHREVFLVGKSIGTIPNTQLPTKKTVLQYYHYRDLMLRADFPNISSVSIASCPLGDFFTAQCAEIGGCLQKCLPCVVYEVKKIWQKAGIPFINTDKHIRDKIVDLKKKSKDLNKHRNRLSTNLVLKREQFSRMLEEVFDVSQKNCEGIIMKDKTKDKN; this comes from the exons atgcaaacaaGCAATAGTTTTGGAAAAATATCTCATCGTGAAGTTTTTCTTGTTGGAAAAAGTATTGGAACAATACCTAATACACAATTGCCAACTAAAAAAACTGTATTGCAATATTACCATTACAGAGATCTTATGCTAAGAGCTGATTTTCCAAACATTTCCTCAGTTAGTATAGCTTCATGTCCTCTTGGTGATTTCTTTACTGCACAATGTGCTGAAATAGGCGGTTGTCTCCAAAAATGTTTACCATGTGTTGTTTATGAGGTGAAGAAAATATGGCAAAAAGCAGGAATTCCTTTTATTAATACTGACAAGCATATcag AGACAAGATTGTTGACTTAAAAAAGAAGAGCAAAGATTTAAACAAACACAGGAACCGTTTAAgtacaaatttagttttaaaaagagaaCAGTTTTCAAGAATGCTAGAGGAGGTATTTGATGTAAGTCAAAAGAATTGTGAAGGTATTATTATGAAAgataaaactaaagataaaaactaa